The sequence below is a genomic window from Streptomyces sudanensis.
GTGCCCCCAGGCGTCGAGCCGGTGGGCGACCAGGGTGCGGGCGAGACGCGCCCCGCGCGGCGAGGAGGTGAAGGCCATCGCGAACTCGTCGAACGGGCGGGTGGCACCCGCGCCGTCATCGGGAACGGGCACCCGGCGGGTGGGGATTCGGCTGTCCATGCGGCCCACGCTGCCGGTGCCGCCCCCGGTGTGACCAGGCATGCCGCGCGCACCGGAGAGTGCTGTAGGCACCGGACGGGAGGGTGTCGGCGGGGCGGGGCGTGACGATCGGTGCGGGGGNGCGTTGGCCCGGGGGAGGGGGTACGGCGATGAGTGGACCGACGGGCCCGGCGGACGAGGCACCCGACCGGGGCGAGGGCGACGAGGGTGGCAGTGGTGGCGGTGACGGTGGTGAGCGGCAGCCGGAACCGGACGTGAACTCCGGTGTCCTGCGGGTCTTCGGACGGCAGTTGAAGCGGTTCCGTCTGCGGGCGGGTCTGGAGCGGCCCGAGTTCGGTGCCGTGACGGGCTATTCGGTTTCCACGATCGCCGCGTACGAGCAGGGTCGCCGGGTGCCGCCGCCGAGGTTCATCGACCAGGCGGACGAGGTGCTGGACGCGGGCGGCGTCCTCCAGGAGATGAAGGAAGAGGTGGCCCGAGCGCAGTATCCGGCCTTTTTCCGCGACGTGGCGCGGCTGGAGGGGGAGGCGGTTGGGCTGCACGTGTACGCCACGAAGGCCGTGCCGGGACTACTCCAGTGCGAGGGGTACGCGCGTGCGGTGTTCACCATGTGGCGACCGCTGCTGTCACAGGATGTCATCGAGGAGCGGGTGGCGGCCCGTCTCGCCCGGCAGGAGATCTTCGCCCGCGCACCACATCCCACCATCAGCTTCGTCATCGAGGAGGCGGTGCTCAGGAGGCCGCTCGGAGGACAGACGGTCATGCGGGAGCAGTTGGAGCAGGTCCTTCTGCACGGTCGGCGCCGCAACGTCGAATTCCAGGTGATGCCGACCGACTTGGAGGAGCACGCCGGACTTGAGGGACCGTTCACCTTGCTTGAGACGAAGGACGGGCGCAGGATCGCTTACGTGGAGGGGTACAAGGACAGCCGCCTGCACACGGAACGCAGGGCTGTCCGGGAGCTTGAGGAGCAGTACGGCATCCTCAGGGCCCAAGCACTCACCCCGTGCGCGTCACTTGCCTTCGTCGAAAAGTTGCTGGGAGCACAATGAACGCCGAGAACTCCACCGCGTCCGTGTCGGCGTGGTTCAAGAGCAGTTACAGCACGGGCTCGGGCGGCGAGTGCGTGGAGGTCGCCGTCCGTCCCGGGGCCGTCCGTGTCCGTGACTCCAAGGACACCGGCCGACCGGCCCTTTCGGTCGCCGCCTCCGCCTGGACGGCGTTCGTCGGCTTCGCCGCCCGATAGGCGACGGCTCCGCCCCCGGTCCCGTACCGGGGGCGGAGCCGTGTCCGGTCCGTCCACGACCGCGCCTTCGCGTCGTCGCGAGGTGGAACCGGCACCCGGGAGCACACGGGTCGGACGGCGGACGGGACGGGCTTCGCGAGGTCGCCGGGGCTGTTCGCCTCAAGCCGTCAGTCCGGAGCCGGGGGACCGGTGCCGGGGTGACCACCTCGGTCCGGTGGCGGGTGCCGGGCCCGGTCTGCTCAGCGCTTCTTGCGGGTCAGGAAGAGGCCGATGGCCGAGGCCACCGCGACCGTGCCGCCGGCGGCGCCCACGAGGGTCTGCTTGCCGCCCTGGAGGGCGATGGTGGAGTAGGCGTTGGTGGCGATGCCCGCCACGAGCAGGATCCAGAGGAGGATCTTCATGACCGTTTCTTTCGTCGTGCGAAGGGACCGGTGCCCTCGCGGGCGGTTACGATGCCCGGGCTCGCAGCATCGAACGAGGTGGCGTTGCAACGGAGTTGCGTTGCAGAACGCTACACCACCCCCCTGACACCGCTCGCGCCCCCGTCCCGGCGCGGTGACCGGCCCGCCGGTGTGAAGACCGGGGAAAGCGCGACCGTACGGACGGTGTCCCCCCCGGCAGGAGTTGCGGGAGCCGGGGAAGCCGCGGACCACAAGTGCCGCGCATTCGGGCCTTGCGCATCCTGAGCCTTGCGCCTCCCGGGCATCACGCACCCGGGCGACGCACTTCCCGAGCGGCACGCATCCCGGGCGCCGCGCACTCCGGGCGTCGCGCACCGGCAAGGCCGGTACGCCCCCGGGGCGGTGCGGACGCCCGCGTACCCGGCCGGTGTCCGTCCAT
It includes:
- a CDS encoding DUF397 domain-containing protein codes for the protein MNAENSTASVSAWFKSSYSTGSGGECVEVAVRPGAVRVRDSKDTGRPALSVAASAWTAFVGFAAR
- a CDS encoding helix-turn-helix domain-containing protein, giving the protein MSGPTGPADEAPDRGEGDEGGSGGGDGGERQPEPDVNSGVLRVFGRQLKRFRLRAGLERPEFGAVTGYSVSTIAAYEQGRRVPPPRFIDQADEVLDAGGVLQEMKEEVARAQYPAFFRDVARLEGEAVGLHVYATKAVPGLLQCEGYARAVFTMWRPLLSQDVIEERVAARLARQEIFARAPHPTISFVIEEAVLRRPLGGQTVMREQLEQVLLHGRRRNVEFQVMPTDLEEHAGLEGPFTLLETKDGRRIAYVEGYKDSRLHTERRAVRELEEQYGILRAQALTPCASLAFVEKLLGAQ